In one window of Phalacrocorax aristotelis chromosome W, bGulAri2.1, whole genome shotgun sequence DNA:
- the NDUFA13 gene encoding NADH dehydrogenase [ubiquinone] 1 alpha subcomplex subunit 13 yields the protein MAAPKVKQDMAPPGGYGPIDYKRHLPRRGLSGYSLFALGIGSLLLGYYTLIKWNRERRRLLIEDLEARIALMPLLQAESDRRTLRLLRQNLDEEAKIMKDVPGWKVGESLFHTDRWVPPTVDELYYLRPTSEMDNEKFGLQYYV from the exons ATGGCGGCGCCGAAGGTGAAGCAGGACATGGCGCCGCCGGGCGGGTACGGGCCCATCGACTACAAACGGCACCTCCCGCGCCGCGGCCTCTCAg GCTACAGCCTCTTCGCGCTCGGTATCGGCAGCCTCCTGCTGGGCTACTACACCCTCATCAAGTGGAACCGGGAGCGCAG GCGGCTGCTCATCGAGGACCTGGAGGCGCGCATCGCCCTGATGCCGCTGCTGCAGGCCGAGTCGGACCGCAG GACCCTCCGCCTGCTGCGGCAGAACCTGGATGAGGAGGCCAAAATCATGAAGGATGTTCCTGGTTGGAAG GTCGGCGAGTCCCTGTTCCACACCGACCGCTGGGTGCCCCCGACAGTGGACGAGCTCTACTACCTGCGCCCCACCAGCGAGATGGACAACGAGAAGTTCGGGCTGCAGTATTACGTCTGA